A region from the Arachis ipaensis cultivar K30076 chromosome B01, Araip1.1, whole genome shotgun sequence genome encodes:
- the LOC107606065 gene encoding zinc finger BED domain-containing protein RICESLEEPER 2-like: MKNHLLSQCKKFPKEALDPTQKILCFQDVVKDDRKGIGSSLSAVSFDVDYCRQALARMIIVDELPFSHVEGKGFRYYTSCLQPKFPIPGRLTVARDCWKLYLNEKIKMKSVFSQPNQNVCLTTDCWSSVQNLNYLCLTAHYIDANWKLMEDWKSHPLRGEFLHVRCCAHILNLVVNDGLREMHESILKIRNAVRHVRASLGRSESALKFQKAFKRLGERDSEYAMMAGGIPRSEDWENARHFVKFLKIFYEVTNKVSGSTFVTSSQHFNDFCKILSTLKHWMGSLDTVLSSMAEKIKSKYDKYWGNIKNTNMMIFIAVVLDPRYKLQLIKWSFEKLYEKEDAEFLTSKVKETLFRVFDSYRMFGGNYQRSTRQDLPEISTQELEAHETSFAMEFEKEMQFNESANKNEVELYLMEALEKSGVQFDILNWWKVNSTKFPILGHIARDVLAMPVSTVASESLKR; the protein is encoded by the exons ATGAAAAATCACTTGTTGTCACAATGCAAAAAATTTCCGAAGGAGGCATTAGATCCTACCCAAAAGATTCTTTGTTTTCAAGATGTGGTAAAAGATGATAGGAAAGGGATAGGTAGTTCACTTTCTGCCGTGTCATTTGATGTTGATTATTGTAGACAAGCGCTTGCTAGAATGATTATTGTGGATGAATTGCCTTTTTCGCATGTTGAAGGGAAGGGTTTTCGTTATTATACAAGTTGTTTGCAACCCAAGTTTCCAATTCCTGGAAGGCTCACAGTTGCTAGGGATTGTTGGAAGCTTTATTTGAATGAAAAAATTAAGATGAAGTCTGTTTTCTCTCAACCAAATCAAAATGTTTGTTTGACAACTGATTGTTGGTCATCTGTGCAAAACTTGAACTATCTTTGCCTTACTGCTCATTACATTGATGCTAATTGGAAATT AATGGAGGACTGGAAATCACATCCATTAAGGGGAGAGTTTTTACATGTTAGATGTTGTGCTCATATTTTAAATCTTGTTGTGAATGATGGGTTGAGAGAAATGCATGAGTCAATTTTAAAGATTAGAAATGCAGTTCGGCATGTGCGTGCATCACTTGGTCGTAGTGAGAG TGCTTTGAAGTTTCAAAAGGCATTTAAACGTTTGGGGGAGAGAGATTCTGAATATGCTATGATGGCTGGTGGGATTCCTAGGTCTGAGGATTGGGAGAATGCAAGGCATTTTGtgaagtttttaaaaatattttatgaggTTACTAACAAAGTTTCTGGTTCAACGTTTGTGACATCTTCTCAACACTTTAATGACTTTTGTAAAATATTGTCTACACTTAAGCATTGGATGGGAAGCTTAGATACGGTACTTTCAAGCATGGCTGAGAAAATAAAGTCCAAGTATGATAAGTATTGGGGAAATATAAAGAACACAAACATGATGATTTTCATTGCAGTTGTTCTTGATCCTAGGTATAAGCTTCAATTGATTAAGTGGAGTTTTGAAAAGTTGTATGAAAAAGAAGATGCTGAATTCTTAACGTCAAAGGTGAAGGAGACGCTTTTCAGGGTGTTTGATAGCTACAGGATGTTTGGTGGTAACTATCAAAGGTCTACTCGGCAAGATCTTCCTGAAATTAGCACACAAGAGCTTGAGGCACATGAAACTTCTTTTGCtatggaatttgagaaggaaATGCAATTCAATGAGAGTGCTAACAAGAATGAGGTGGAGTTATATCTTATGGAGGCATTAGAGAAGAGTGGCGTGCAATTCGACATTCTAAATTGGTGGAAAGTGAATTCCACTAAATTTCCAATCCTTGGGCATATTGCAAGAGACGTCTTAGCCATGCCAGTTTCCACAGTTGCTTCAGAATCG CTGAAGCGTTAA
- the LOC107629531 gene encoding plasma membrane ATPase-like: MNHLYQCDKTGTLTLNKLSVDKNLIEVFTKGVNKDHVILLAARASKTENQDAIDAAIVGMLADPKEARAGIRKVYFLPFNLVDKRTALTYIGADGNWHRASKGSTGFMACMPLSIQA; the protein is encoded by the exons ATGAATCATCTGTATCAGTG TGACAAGACAGGAACACTCACACTTAACAAGCTTAGTGTTGACAAGAACTTGATTGAGGTCTTTACTAAAGGAGTGAACAAGGATCATGTGATCCTTCTCGCCGCAAGAGCTTCCAAGACTGAAAACCAGGATGCCATTGATGCTGCTATTGTTGGAATGCTTGCAGATCCTAAAGAG GCAAGGGCTGGAATCAGAAAGGTTTACTTTTTACCTTTCAATCTTGTTGATAAGAGAACTGCTCTGACTTACATTGGTGCTGATGGAAACTGGCACCGTGCAAGCAAAGGTTCAACAGGGTTTATGGCATGCATGCCTTTGAGTATCCAGGCATAG
- the LOC107617788 gene encoding uncharacterized protein LOC107617788, with protein MKTKARLSKSLDRDVTTVESFKYTHTLQENKERFAYQQSTNHYESYTKSLEAATQQSQHTGDDGNNSITLIIDPDIVWCKIASKPYKNRVYELGSFFADNFRTSTLRHSSAFAASRPVDPEDGVDLGEHVLELTWRLHQQAQ; from the exons ATGAAGACAAAGGCCAGGCTA TCTAAGTCGTTGGATCGTGATGTGACGACGGTGGAGTCCTTTAAGTATACTCACACATTGCAGGAGAATAAGGAGAGATTTGCTTATCAGCAGTCTACGaatcattat GAGTCATACACGAAGAGTTTGGAAGCTGCAACCCAGCAATCTCAGCATACTGGAGACGACGGCAACAACTCCATTACATTAATCATCGATCCTGACATAGTTTGGTGCAAGATAGCATCTAAGCCATACAAGAATCGCGTCTACGAGTTGGGATCATTCTTCGCCGACAACTTCCGCACCTCCACATTGAGACATTCATCCGCCTTTGCCGCCAGCCGGCCCGTCGATCCCGAGGATGGCGTTGATTTGGGGGAACATGTGTTGGAGCTCACCTGGAGACTTCACCAACAAGCCCAGTAG